From Oryza brachyantha chromosome 9, ObraRS2, whole genome shotgun sequence, a single genomic window includes:
- the LOC102715788 gene encoding LOW QUALITY PROTEIN: protein ACCELERATED CELL DEATH 6-like (The sequence of the model RefSeq protein was modified relative to this genomic sequence to represent the inferred CDS: substituted 1 base at 1 genomic stop codon) codes for MVRQLMSLDSTLALVSSQEDASPLYLAISLGYHDIAQMMYNKSGGQLSCSGPNGQNGLHASVLRSGGIHLLSNCCRTIEPPLHRSRSIYXQYSHALAAMTEMLLNWDSTLAMKRDEHRSTPLHYAVSVDNRSCINICWFPFYRTLNVPILDLLKANRFAAFQSDLTGKFPIHIAASMGVKEAISILLEECEDCAGLRDNSGRTFLHVAVERKRHNVVKFACKNTELSWLLNMQDSDGNTALHLAIQEGDLGTFGCLLGNQQVCLNLVNNNGLTPLDLSESKIPAQFSLRWTAMNLMYETLKCAKAERGNIRRDRFEAKYTRQADIENESQRLTKLAQVAIIGSVLIATVTFAAAFTLPGGYRSDDRADGGAATLAGGRSYTFDAFVIAVTLAFVYSSLATFGLIYSAMPFVDLGARRAYFRRSLGVVACSLRTMAVSFALAVYTVIAPVDRCLALVVSLSASVVMAFGHLNVVQTLALARALHARMGFRLSGMLLLRVMMQLAFAYWSYPLIFGLPAYLRSHRLGEHQP; via the exons ATGGTTCGTCAGCTCATGAGCCTGGATTCAACGCTGGCTCTTGTTTCAAGTCAGGAGGACGCTTCCCCGTTGTACCTAGCCATCTCTCTCGGATACCACGACATTGCCCAGATGATGTACAACAAAAGTGGTGGTCAACTATCCTGCTCCGGACCAAACGGACAAAATGGGTTGCACGCATCTGTTCTAAGGAGCGGAGGTATTCAtct CCTGTCGAACTGTTGCCGGACGATAGAGCCCCct TTACATCGATCAAGATCCATTTACTAACAGTATTCACACGCACTTGCAGCAATGACAGAAATGCTACTGAACTGGGACAGTACACTCGCCATGAAAAGAGATGAACACAGGAGCACGCCTCTTCACTATGCTGTCTCAGTGGACAACCGTTCATGTATCAACATCTGCTGGTTTCCCTTCTACAGGACGCTGAACGTCCCAATACTTGACCTGTTGAAAGCTAACAGATTTGCAGCGTTCCAGTCTGATCTAACTGGGAAATTCCCCATACACATTGCTGCATCCATGGGCGTCAAGGAGGCAATCTCCATTCTGCTCGAGGAATGCGAAGATTGCGCCGGTCTACGCGACAACAGTGGAAGGACCTTCCTCCATGTTGCTGTGGAGAGAAAGAGGCATAATGTAGTGAAGTTTGCTTGCAAAAACACAGAGTTGTCATGGTTGCTGAATATGCAGGACAGTGACGGGAACACTGCCCTTCACCTAGCTATCCAGGAAGGCGATCTTGGGACATTTGGCTGTCTTTTGGGGAACCAGCAAGTTTGCCTGAATTTAGTTAATAACAATGGGCTTACTCCCCTAGATCTCTCGGAGAGCAAGATTCCTGCACAATTCAGTCTTAGATGG aCTGCCATGAACTTGATGTACGAAACACTGAAATGTGCCAAGGCCGAGCGCGGTAACATTCGCAGAGACCGTTTTGAGGCAAAGTACACTCGTCAAGCAGATATCGAGAATGAGTCCCAGCGTCTTACGAAGCTAGCCCAGGTTGCCATCATCGGGTCGGTGCTCATCGCCACGGTCACGTTCGCCGCGGCCTTCACGCTGCCCGGAGGATACCGCTCCGACGAccgcgccgacggcggcgcggcaacGCTCGCCGGCGGGAGGAGCTACACCTTCGACGCGTTCGTCATCGCCGTCACGCTGGCCTTCGTCTACTCCTCGCTCGCGACGTTCGGCCTCATCTACTCGGCGATGCCGTTCGTGGACCTGGGCGCCCGCCGCGCCTACTTCCGGCGGTCGCTGGGCGTCGTCGCGTGCTCGCTGCGAACAATGGCCGTCTCCTTCGCGCTGGCCGTCTACACGGTGATCGCTCCCGTGGATCGCTGCCTCGCTCTCGTCGTCTCCCTGAGCGCTTCCGTGGTGATGGCGTTCGGGCATCTGAACGTCGTGCAGACGCTTGCTCTCGCGAGAGCATTGCATGCTCGAATGGGGTTCCGTCTGTCAGGGATGCTACTGTTGAGGGTGATGATGCAGCTGGCGTTTGCATACTGGTCCTACCCACTGATTTTTGGGCTGCCGGCGTATCTGAGATCGCATCGGCTCGGTGAGCATCAACCATGA